ACAGGCACGCTGACCCAACTCTGGTTTCAAAATGTAATGGTTTGCCTTTTTGTCTTGCCAATTTAGGGAGACTTTGTGGCTCGCTACAAGTGTCATGTGTGTGAGCAGTGTTTCACCCGAGGGAACAACCTCACCGCTCACCTCCGCAAGAAGCACCAGTTCAAATGGCCCTCGGGACACCCCCGATTCAGGTAACCGCTACAGAGCCATTTAAAATGGGAAGACATTCAAAGCTTGCAACATGAAGTGAATGTGGCTAGGATTGCGGTAAATATGTAACAGCATGTTGAGGTGGAGATATTCAGCAGAAGTAAGGCCTAATTGACTGCTGGAATAATTACTTTAATGTAAATTAGTGCCTGAGCCTAAGTGCGCCCTTAGTTTAAGTTAAACACCCAGGTGGTCCGGCAGTCTAAACCACTGCCTCATGTGCTTCTGCAGCTCTTCCATCTTTTCCAAAGTCTCTGTCTGGTAAAGCATAAAAATGCctttctcatcctcctcctttACCCCCAGGTACAAGGAGCATGAGGATGGCTTCATGCGCCTGCAGCTGATCCGCTATGAGAGTGTGGAGCTGACGGAGCAGCTAATGAGAGAGAGACCGGAGgcggaggaaggagaggaggaggtgtccCAGACCGACAGCCCTGGTGAGGACGAAGATGTCAGCGGGCCGGCAGCACCCCCCCCGGAGGTTCAGGTGGAGCTCAAAGGGGTGATGTTGGACGAGGGTGGACCAGTGGATGGAGGAGAGTCGGGGGAGGGCGTGTTGTATGTTCTGAGCGCCAGCGAGCCGTCTGAGGTGGAGGAGGACGCTGTGATGTTGCAACTACAGGATACAGCCCAGCAGATGGGCATGCAGGTGGTGTGACGACGGCAACCCGTCGAAAATATACTGGTCATCTCCTGGCCCTCTCTTCTGGCGCGCTGAGCAAAGGTCCAACGTGGCAGCACTACGACTGAGGGCAGGACCAGAGGGCTGCAACCCTGAATCCGGGCCCCTGTCTGGGGGTATGCCGAGTGTGAGGGAAGACAAACCTTTCAAGGATTTGTCGATTAGGGAACAACGTATCTCCGGGACGATAAACGGGAAATTTGCGATCTTGACCATTTTTCTGGTGTTTTACTGATACGTTTTTACGACAAGTAGCCTTTACTAAAGGAATGTGAATTTGAAATTGTTTGCtgagatgttgtttttttgttgggaTAATTGATTGCGACAGTGAGAAAACCTACAATGACAAAAGTGTTGtagaaaaagaaatgtatacTTTTGTTTAAAGTTATCAATTCTGGCAGTTTATTGCACAGCTTGAGTGAAGATTTGAATTTACCAGCAGGACTGGCGTTGCCTCATCCTCTCATCAGTGCACaacctgtgtctctgtcttatCTCTGTGAGAATATGTTGAGTTGACACAAGTATTCCCTGGAGCATGCTGGTATtgtgtgttctcagtcaacttaacTGGTCAAATAAGTgacacttttttgttttgtttagattcTAAACTTATAAGAGcggttttattcatttttggtCCACCGTTTGGCTGTGACCCCGATCCTTGCTGTGTTTTGCCATGTTCATTTTCTGAGCAATGCTGAAGGGATTCGACAGGGTTGTACGTGAGGTGATCAACACGTTAACCGGCTAACATGACCAAATATTCTGATCAAGatgttcatttcattttatatattaaccTGAAATGGGCAAGGACCTATTGACccaatcaaaaataaatatcttaGTTACTTTCTTATAACTTTCTTATTGAACCTGAAAATCGGTAGTAACTGATTGTCATTGATCTTGTTTTGTAGTACAGGGAGTTTGATTGgaattttgtttcattctacGCAATAAACTGGTTTTGATTGGcctgtattttgttttggatcaatttcattcattttggtCTTGCTTCATGGGTCTGGTATAGTTTTAGGCAAATGTGAATGCCAGAATATTGCAATAATATTTTCAGACTGAATGGTCAACAGAAGCAGaatggtgtgtgtattttatttatgtgtATAATGTGGAGAGCTGATAAGATCCAATATGTGAGTGTGCTTGCATGTGTGCGTGGTATGGAAGAGCGCACAATTGGATGGGTGAGTGTGTGGCAGAGCACTATGACATAGAATCTAATCCACTTAGTTGAGCTTTTAGCTTCTGCCTGTTTCTTCTGTTAAACACTGCATCCAAGGATAGACAAGTAAACAAGACTGTACGACAAGCCCTGTTTACACCTGGTACAAACATGTAGCGTCTGTCCTGATCTTGTTCACATTCTTATTGTGGCGTCTTACTTTAAACAATTACGTTTCAGTGGTCTGAAGGAGGTTCAGAGACAGTTGATCAGTTGATGCCACTTAAGGGCACTAATGGAAATGAACACTATTTTCTGTCCTGTATGGAGTTGTCATGCAGCAGTTGTAATGCACTTAAGAAAACAGTGTATTTtcttcacaatattcacatttttcatATAATTGCAGGACTACAGAATTATTACAAAAAGGTTTGTGTAGGTTTCCTTGTGTGCAGCATTAGGTTCTACCTGGAACCCAAAAGTGTTCTTTCAATGCTTCTCCCACAGGGACAGCCGATGAACCATTTTCAGTTCTTGATTGCATCCTATTTTCTGAAAAAAGCGCACATGACTTCTGTGGTAGTAGTGGATAGCAACGGGTGGTTGTTCGATGTGTTTAACAGATTAACCAGTGTTTGAAGCTTAGTCTAAGCAGGAATCATTGCACTCTGTTTCCTTGTTCGGTCGCTGTCTCCAGACCTTTGCAGATGGAGCAATCATGCAGGGTAACTAATGACCTAGTTTTGGTTTGGTTCAGAACCTGGCTGTCAGATGGTGTCATGATCTCCGGCTTGTAGAGACTGCTACTGAAGGACAGAAGACAGGGCACTATGAGCCTGCACCCTCTGCTGCTACTGTTTCTGGGGTCCTCTCACAGTGCATTCACACAGCTGCCTGATGCAGTGGAAGAGGAAGGAGGTAGCGTAAGATACTGTAACTATGACAGCATCAGCTACCGTGGTTACTGAAAGTGCctagttttcattttgttttaacctctgttaaatagatttttgtcatttattgaCTTATTGATACGGTCCAGGGTGTGTTCAATCTGATGAAACCGATATGATTCGTTCAGGTGTGACAGGTGAAGTGGTATATTATCTGATGGAACCCAATTCAGGTGTGACAGGTGAAGTGGCATATTATCTGATGGAACCCAATTCAGGTGTGACAGGTGAAGTGGCATATTATCTGATGGAACCCAATTCAGGTGTGACAGCGTTTCTACCGGAGCCTGTGGATGACACGTATTGGTCAGGCACAGCCCCGATCTGTGTGAGCGGCTGTAAGGGGAGACACCAGGAGCTGAAGAAGGATCGCTGCGGGGACTCTGACTGCTGCTGGTTTGGCTACAAGTCTTTTTGCAGAGGTAGGAAAACTCAAAGACACTTCTAAGATGAGTGAAATATACTTGGGCTGCACATTAgttagaaaaacaaactgtcaGGTAAAGTGATATATTTCCATATCTGTAGTAAATAGTAACAAAAATGCAAACATGGAAATATATtgtacaaaaaaacataatactGCTTTTATTTTGAGCTAATTGGTTTGAACCATGAATGCTGATTAGTGAAAGCAGATTAGAACCACCCCGTTTGGCGAAATGTTTTGCAACTATTTGGTGAGATGGAGAAACCCATTTTTGCACTTATTCAATGTATTGTGTGGTGCAGTGAACTGTGGACGGCCTGGTGTGGACTATAACGGTGTGGTGTACGGGAATGACTGGTGGGTGGGCTCAGTGGTCAGATATGCCTGCCGCTCTGGCTTCCTGTTGATCGGGGACCATGTCGGAGCCTGCCAATCCGATGGACGCTGGACCCCAAAACCCTCCTGTCTCAGTGAGTAGCTGATGTTCATTAGTAATCGATGATGAATGTTTATGACGGCAATTCCATCGATTAGAGGCTAGGGGAACTTCGTAAATGACAGCCggccacattcctgaagaacaaaggacagatgcccttattggtttaggcagattaGGCAGAGTTACACACCAgggaatagaaaagcagacaataataaaatatgcatTAGTTCAAGAAATTTCGATAACATCTCAACTTCAATCAGCATCTTTGTTGGTTTTTTGACGTAGAGTATGTGGTAGTTTACCGGGTACCACTCAGCAAGGGGCTCTACCCTCCTTCCCTGTGTCATCATCATTGGTGATCTGGCCAACCACTCGTCGGCATACCTGAGGGTTCAACAGGAGTCGCACGTTGTCAGTCAGGGTTGAACATGGAGTACAGGAGGACGCTGACCAAAATTTGCGACCCTTTTTCTTGCATAAAAATACTCTTCCTCTGACTCCTCCCTTCTGCCGGTAACTGTGACATGGTCATGCTGTGGGTTTCAGAATCAATTCCTAGGAAGGCAAACTATACTATTATTGGCCTGTCATTTCCAAAATGAAGCTGCAAAAGTGGTGGAATGTTAGAGCAAACCGAGAGAGGGAGCCGAAATCATAGCAAAATTCTATATGGCCGGAAATATTGCCAAAGACGAGATGCCATTTACAATGTTTAAATCAGACTTTCTCACAATCCAatctaaagacaacatttacGCTTTGTTTATTGGCATCATAGccaacaatataaatatacaccgatcagccataccattatgactacctgcctaatattgtgtaggtcacccttttgctgccaaaatggccctgacctgttgaggcatgaactccactagacctctgaaggtgtgctgtggtatttggcaccaagacgttagcagcagatccttcaagtcctttaagttgtgaggtggggcctccattgaTTGGACTttagtccagcacatcccactgatgctcgattggattgagatagggagaatttggaggccaagtcaacaccttgaactcattgttgttttcctcaaaccattcctgaaccatttttgcttgcGTGGTGGTACACATTATCctgtgtaatggtgtggagaACAAAGAGGCCTGATGCAGAGATGCTGGGAAGCCCTTGGGCATTTATTATAAATCCAAACACAAACTcgaaaaaagggaaaacaaaaacgtgcaaaGACTAAGGGGTCAGTGAGTGTAGCTGGAGCGCAGTCTTCGGCTAGGGCACCTTTATTCTGGGCAGTCAGCTCAGTCTGCTTCACCTTCACTCTCTGGAACATAGAGAACAAAAACCACAGTCAGCATTTCCAGACTCTCCTCGACATACCTGTCTGAGAGTCCCTTTTGCCCTTGCCCTGACGAGCCCTGATGGACTCCAGGTGTGGCTTGTCAGGGCTCTTTGTTTGGGCTGCAGCCCCACTGTTCTCCTCTGAGGTGCCCTAAGGGTACTGTGGCACCACACTGAAGCTCCACTATGGCGCCCCCACGCCAcacctgctgaaagaggccaatgccatcagggaatactgttgacATGAAAGGTGCacgtggtctgcaacaatgctcaggtaggttgtAAGTGTCAAAGTAACACCCACATGAGTGgcaggacccagggtttccccaCAGAACATCTCataaagcatcacactgcctccactggcttgcctccttcccatagtgcatcctggtgccatgtgttctccaggtaagtgatgcccacacacccacccatccatgtgatgtaaaaggaaacatgattcttcTTCctttgctccgtggtccaggtctgatgctcacgtgcccattttaggtgctttcggcagtggtcacaggggtcagcacggtcaccctgactggtctgcagctacgcagccccatatgcaacaaactgtgatgcactgtgtgttctgacaccttcctatcagtaccagtattaactttttcagcaatttgagctacagtagctcgtctattggaccacttttgataggtactgagcactgcagaccaggaacaccccacaagggctgcagttttggagatgctctgacccagtcgtctagccatcacaatttggcccttgttaaAGTTGCTATAGATACTTACACATgctcatttttcctgcttctaacacatcaactttgaggacagaatgttcacttgctgcctcatatatcccacccactgacagatgccatgataacgacataatcagtgttattcccttcagctgtcagtggtcataatgttttggctgatcggTGTTGTTCCGTCCCCTACATATTGACAGACATGTCACAGAGCACGGATCATAAGGTATGAGacaactgtcaataggcttagcagtgatgtgcagttcgTGAACAATTTGTTGGCGACCTGTCCTCATCATCCCTGCAATTACTCTACAATTAAGTCTAGCCATGATTGTATTCTTAAAAATGACAATGGGGATGTCCTAGTGATAATATTATAAAATCAATGTATCTTTTAATGTGTA
This genomic window from Esox lucius isolate fEsoLuc1 chromosome 7, fEsoLuc1.pri, whole genome shotgun sequence contains:
- the si:ch211-117m20.4 gene encoding sushi, von Willebrand factor type A, EGF and pentraxin domain-containing protein 1 isoform X1 is translated as MSLHPLLLLFLGSSHSAFTQLPDAVEEEGGVTAFLPEPVDDTYWSGTAPICVSGCKGRHQELKKDRCGDSDCCWFGYKSFCRVNCGRPGVDYNGVVYGNDWWVGSVVRYACRSGFLLIGDHVGACQSDGRWTPKPSCLRVCHRGRVEITEKELETSTCSSTCPLKSYTGPPKLGCFRIDNCQKMNPDWKRWFTRCDTCLCDCHIACASLG
- the si:ch211-117m20.4 gene encoding sushi, von Willebrand factor type A, EGF and pentraxin domain-containing protein 1 isoform X2, which produces MSLHPLLLLFLGSSHSAFTQLPDAVEEEGGVTAFLPEPVDDTYWSGTAPICVSGCKGRHQELKKDRCGDSDCCWFGYKSFCRVNCGRPGVDYNGVVYGNDWWVGSVVRYACRSGFLLIGDHVGACQSDGRWTPKPSCLRVCHRGRVEITEKELETSTCSSTCPLKSYTGPPKLGCFRIDNCQKMNPDWKRWFTRCDTCLCDCHIACGE